The Saxibacter everestensis genome has a window encoding:
- a CDS encoding DNA-3-methyladenine glycosylase, with amino-acid sequence MTGFDGYMPARREFFAREVTDVAPELLGCVLQHSDGAGTVGIRITEVEAYAGERDPGAHSYRGRTERNKTMFGEPGHVYCYFTYGLHHAVNLVAGTAGQPYGCLIRAGEVIRGAELARKRREAKPRKNPLLDHELARGPACIAQSFDVDLGNDGDDLFGSGWEVLLPSGELSLPHLTGPRVGVSGPGGDGTAFPWRFWLPEEPSVSAYKPASRPGRVRSGAAR; translated from the coding sequence GTGACTGGCTTCGATGGATACATGCCCGCACGCCGGGAATTCTTCGCGCGCGAAGTGACCGATGTCGCTCCGGAACTGCTGGGGTGCGTGTTGCAACACAGCGACGGCGCGGGAACGGTCGGCATCCGGATCACCGAAGTGGAGGCGTATGCCGGCGAACGCGATCCGGGGGCGCACTCCTACCGCGGCCGGACGGAACGCAACAAGACGATGTTCGGTGAGCCCGGGCACGTCTACTGCTACTTCACCTACGGCCTCCATCATGCCGTGAACCTGGTCGCAGGCACGGCGGGTCAGCCATACGGTTGCCTGATTCGTGCAGGTGAGGTGATTCGCGGAGCCGAGCTAGCCCGCAAGAGACGCGAGGCGAAGCCGCGCAAGAATCCGCTACTCGACCATGAATTGGCCCGTGGCCCTGCGTGTATCGCGCAGAGCTTCGACGTCGATCTTGGCAATGACGGCGACGATCTCTTCGGCTCCGGCTGGGAAGTGCTGCTGCCGTCGGGCGAGCTGTCGTTGCCCCATCTGACCGGCCCGCGGGTCGGTGTCAGCGGTCCCGGCGGAGACGGCACGGCCTTCCCATGGCGCTTCTGGCTCCCTGAGGAACCTTCCGTGTCGGCATACAAGCCGGCGTCCCGGCCGGGGAGGGTGCGCAGTGGCGCAGCGCGGTAG
- a CDS encoding TetR/AcrR family transcriptional regulator: protein MAQRGRPKGDGHQKQQILDAVIRLTVQQSSSTIRMRDVAEAADVSVGMIQHHFGSRDNLMDEASRRYLLDVVSKLRSIAAEDAAPWDKLIRLCRRAQSLEDINDRVVVWIDLLSHATREASPRESAQAINTAWTDLLAEVIAEGTSSGEFRPVGGARTVAEQLVAFVDGLDVAVASGSVGTDSTWRDDQLYSMTRILLGLPSH from the coding sequence GTGGCGCAGCGCGGTAGGCCAAAGGGTGACGGCCACCAGAAACAGCAGATCCTGGACGCCGTGATCCGGCTGACAGTTCAGCAGAGTTCGTCGACGATCCGGATGCGCGATGTCGCCGAGGCCGCGGACGTGTCGGTTGGCATGATCCAGCACCACTTCGGCTCTCGCGACAACCTGATGGACGAGGCAAGCAGGCGGTACCTGCTGGACGTCGTTTCCAAGCTGCGGAGTATTGCCGCCGAGGATGCCGCTCCCTGGGACAAGCTGATCCGGTTGTGCCGCCGCGCCCAATCCCTCGAGGACATCAACGACCGGGTGGTGGTCTGGATCGACCTGCTGTCGCACGCCACCCGGGAAGCCAGCCCACGAGAGTCCGCCCAGGCGATCAACACGGCGTGGACTGACCTGCTGGCCGAGGTGATTGCCGAAGGGACATCCTCTGGCGAGTTCAGACCGGTCGGCGGCGCCCGCACCGTGGCCGAGCAGTTGGTCGCTTTCGTCGACGGACTCGACGTGGCAGTCGCCTCTGGAAGCGTCGGCACCGACTCCACCTGGCGGGACGACCAGCTGTACTCGATGACGCGCATCCTGCTGGGTCTGCCTTCCCACTAG
- a CDS encoding FAD-dependent oxidoreductase, translating into MHTARTNYPDALSPIAIGNVSVRNRIFSSAHQTGLVHDHLPTEDLLAYHRERARGGIGAIFMEASATHPSGLLTPHTIGAYLPESIRPMSEIADAVHREGAKLFVQLFHGGREQIATAPKQPAVAPSAVPSARFHVEPRALTGTEIFELVTGYRQAASHVAQAGLDGAEVSASHAYLPAQFFAKRSNHRTDDYGGSLRNRLRFVMDVLNATREGLGPDKALGVRLAIDEISPDALDRNACIEIAGLLAEETPIDFVSFVLGDSATYVGSSFIAPPPLTAPDGIVGSLAGLRGVVPDRVRLLGTTRFLELAQADSAVSDGLLDLVGMTRAHIADPHLVRKASAGAAPIPCIGCNVCIGHYHAGTPIACATNISTGRELTRSQPPESVPSVSVESVAVVGAGPAGVAVSQGSVAAVDSPRGTIAVVGAGPAGVAAAVQAARRGASVTLFERESEIGGQLRVAGGAPDHRETWARWKGWADRELAEFNVDLRLETEVTAAELEGFDRVTVATGARPYQDEEVWRAAADQSMPMLDSWQLLATPDVAELPGPVLVADWGGDPSGLDATEVLAAAGQHVYYAYAGPAPTEFIHQYQRNGYLGRLDQENVTLLPHLELATEGGQLVLRNVFSGRSRALPGDIRSIVAAHGRVPETELAGQFPVGALVGDAAGPRSLEEATLEGTMAVEAR; encoded by the coding sequence ATGCATACCGCACGCACAAACTATCCGGACGCGCTGAGCCCGATTGCGATCGGTAATGTCTCGGTTCGCAACCGGATCTTCAGCTCGGCGCACCAGACCGGGCTCGTGCACGATCATCTGCCGACCGAGGACCTGCTCGCTTACCACCGCGAACGTGCGCGCGGCGGCATTGGGGCGATCTTCATGGAGGCCTCGGCTACGCATCCGAGCGGCCTGCTGACGCCGCACACCATTGGCGCCTACCTTCCGGAGTCGATTCGGCCGATGTCGGAAATCGCCGATGCCGTGCACAGGGAGGGCGCGAAGCTCTTCGTGCAGCTGTTCCATGGCGGCCGCGAACAGATTGCCACAGCGCCGAAGCAGCCGGCGGTGGCGCCCAGCGCGGTGCCCTCGGCCAGGTTCCATGTGGAGCCGCGGGCGCTGACCGGTACCGAGATCTTCGAGCTGGTGACCGGATATCGGCAAGCTGCCTCGCACGTTGCACAGGCCGGACTGGACGGCGCCGAGGTCTCGGCATCGCATGCCTATCTGCCGGCTCAATTTTTCGCCAAGCGCAGTAATCACCGGACGGACGACTACGGCGGCAGTCTTCGTAACCGGCTCCGGTTCGTGATGGACGTGCTTAACGCCACCCGTGAGGGCCTGGGGCCGGACAAGGCGCTCGGGGTCCGACTGGCGATCGACGAGATCAGCCCGGATGCCCTCGACCGGAACGCCTGCATAGAGATCGCCGGCTTACTCGCTGAGGAGACGCCAATCGACTTCGTGTCCTTCGTGCTCGGTGATTCCGCGACCTACGTCGGGTCATCGTTCATTGCGCCGCCTCCGCTCACCGCTCCTGACGGCATCGTCGGCAGCCTTGCGGGACTGCGGGGGGTCGTCCCCGACCGGGTACGCCTTCTCGGCACCACCCGATTCCTGGAACTCGCGCAGGCCGATTCCGCGGTGTCGGACGGACTTTTGGACCTGGTCGGGATGACCCGCGCACACATCGCCGATCCGCACCTGGTGCGGAAGGCTTCTGCCGGTGCGGCGCCCATCCCGTGTATCGGCTGCAATGTCTGCATTGGGCATTACCACGCCGGAACGCCGATCGCCTGCGCCACGAACATCAGCACCGGACGGGAGCTGACCAGAAGCCAGCCGCCAGAGAGCGTTCCTTCCGTTTCGGTGGAAAGCGTTGCCGTGGTCGGGGCAGGTCCTGCCGGCGTGGCGGTTTCGCAGGGCAGCGTTGCCGCGGTCGACTCGCCGCGCGGCACGATCGCCGTGGTCGGGGCCGGTCCAGCGGGTGTGGCGGCGGCGGTGCAGGCCGCCCGGCGGGGCGCGTCCGTGACCCTGTTTGAGCGGGAGTCAGAGATCGGCGGTCAGCTGCGCGTGGCGGGAGGCGCTCCGGACCATCGGGAAACCTGGGCACGCTGGAAGGGCTGGGCCGATCGCGAGCTAGCGGAGTTCAACGTCGATCTGCGACTGGAAACCGAGGTGACGGCTGCCGAACTGGAAGGGTTCGATCGGGTCACCGTGGCTACCGGCGCACGTCCATATCAGGATGAGGAGGTATGGCGGGCCGCCGCGGACCAGTCGATGCCGATGTTGGACTCCTGGCAGCTGCTCGCCACGCCGGACGTAGCCGAACTCCCGGGACCGGTACTGGTTGCGGACTGGGGCGGCGATCCCAGCGGCCTCGATGCAACCGAGGTACTGGCGGCAGCGGGACAGCACGTCTATTACGCCTATGCGGGGCCGGCTCCGACGGAATTCATCCATCAGTACCAGCGCAACGGATACCTGGGTCGGCTGGACCAGGAGAATGTCACGCTGCTCCCCCACCTGGAGTTGGCGACCGAAGGCGGACAGTTGGTGCTGCGCAACGTCTTCTCCGGCAGATCGCGTGCGCTGCCCGGCGATATCCGATCCATTGTGGCGGCACATGGCCGGGTGCCGGAGACGGAGCTGGCCGGTCAGTTCCCGGTCGGGGCGCTGGTCGGCGATGCAGCCGGGCCGCGCAGCCTCGAAGAGGCGACGCTGGAGGGCACGATGGCGGTCGAGGCCCGGTAA
- a CDS encoding carbohydrate ABC transporter permease: MISDVGDIARRRTQPPRIRSQETSRTRVRRAMLAPLVILLLLLTIYPTVYAVVASLFSTRQGTPAFVGLGNYIEKFGDPVFQQSIAITLVFTIAAVGLELVLGLAVALVLFDMRGEHRLIRALLLLPMAATPVAVLFGWKVILDPSLGVLNWMIGDVLGLARPDWLGTPGMALGTLIGVDVWQWTPFVMIILFGGLTAVSGEVVEAALIDGAGWWTRLRYVILPALQPYLMVAVLFRGVDALKTFDSIQVLTGGGPGSSTTTINVYAFKQGIQFLDFGSGSAAAIILLIVAMAFGKLASRFMAKEAYA; the protein is encoded by the coding sequence ATGATTTCTGATGTCGGAGACATCGCGCGTCGTCGAACGCAGCCTCCGCGAATCCGTAGCCAGGAGACCAGCCGAACCCGCGTTCGTCGAGCGATGCTCGCGCCCCTGGTCATCTTGCTCCTGCTCTTGACAATTTACCCGACGGTGTACGCCGTCGTTGCAAGCTTGTTCTCCACCAGACAGGGAACCCCGGCCTTTGTGGGCCTGGGCAACTACATAGAGAAGTTTGGGGATCCAGTCTTCCAGCAGTCGATCGCGATAACGCTGGTCTTCACGATTGCCGCAGTTGGCCTCGAGCTCGTGCTTGGCCTTGCAGTTGCGCTCGTCCTGTTCGACATGCGTGGTGAGCACCGTTTGATCAGGGCGCTGCTTCTTCTCCCGATGGCGGCGACTCCCGTTGCCGTGCTCTTCGGCTGGAAAGTCATCCTGGACCCAAGCCTTGGCGTGCTCAACTGGATGATCGGAGATGTCCTCGGATTGGCCAGGCCCGACTGGCTGGGCACGCCGGGGATGGCGCTCGGCACCCTGATTGGCGTTGACGTGTGGCAGTGGACCCCCTTCGTGATGATCATCCTTTTTGGCGGACTCACCGCCGTCAGCGGAGAGGTAGTGGAGGCGGCCCTCATCGACGGGGCCGGCTGGTGGACTCGCCTTCGATACGTCATCCTCCCGGCACTGCAGCCATACCTCATGGTTGCCGTTCTTTTCAGAGGAGTTGACGCTCTCAAGACCTTCGACAGCATTCAGGTCCTGACGGGTGGAGGGCCAGGGAGCTCGACCACGACGATCAACGTTTACGCCTTCAAGCAAGGTATCCAATTCCTTGATTTTGGATCCGGGAGTGCCGCGGCGATCATCTTGCTAATCGTGGCGATGGCATTCGGTAAATTGGCCAGTCGCTTTATGGCGAAAGAGGCATACGCATGA
- a CDS encoding sodium:solute symporter family protein produces the protein MFAAAIIGSFALYLVIGAIVGRTVKNKADYYVAGRSAPTFLIAGTLVASFLSTVSFMGELGFSYDGYPVVMLILTAINISGYVIGVLAFGRYLRRSEALTVPEFFGKRFNSTGLQALAGVMVVVGVGLYLVAVTQGLALVLTQLIDLPYWLVLLIVWAAYTLFTLMSGSRGVLVNDTLMFLIFALAAVLGLGGVIAAAGGPVEAMHKMSAIGSKPDALSWHGLTGETSYMGTPADTLIYAITLGVVWATVVAVSPWQSSRYLMARNEHVALRSGLVATASLAVIYLFLTFGGFSINIFNPNIEPSEIAFIWAAENILPPVVGVIIVTGIAAAGLSSAASFLSLIGFSVANDIMPWISRRSSVTADDATTLRTSRIVMLIAGLAVLGITFIAPPAVMTIGYFAATLFAAAWGPVAVWCIKGTRMTTRGAAAGMISGFLVVGILNGLVEFAGVELPTIANPVILGLLASVAGVLVGNIGQKAPSVGVEFLAKILPTPAAEKSRSDLLITRRVTTATAVVLVLCTGVLVVLYAIPHADFIAGAMP, from the coding sequence GTGTTCGCCGCCGCGATTATCGGTAGCTTCGCGCTCTACCTCGTGATTGGCGCCATCGTCGGCAGGACCGTCAAGAACAAGGCTGACTACTACGTTGCCGGCCGTTCGGCGCCCACCTTTCTGATCGCTGGAACCCTCGTGGCTTCGTTCCTTTCCACGGTGTCATTCATGGGTGAGCTCGGCTTCTCTTACGACGGCTACCCGGTGGTGATGCTGATCCTGACCGCGATCAACATCTCCGGCTACGTGATCGGGGTGCTCGCCTTCGGCCGCTACCTGCGCCGGTCCGAGGCACTGACAGTGCCGGAATTCTTCGGTAAGCGGTTCAACTCCACCGGACTACAGGCCCTGGCAGGTGTCATGGTTGTGGTCGGCGTCGGACTTTACCTGGTTGCGGTGACGCAGGGATTGGCCTTGGTGCTGACCCAACTGATCGACCTGCCGTACTGGCTCGTGCTGTTGATCGTCTGGGCTGCCTACACGCTGTTCACCCTAATGTCAGGCTCGCGTGGTGTCCTGGTCAACGACACACTGATGTTCCTGATCTTCGCCTTGGCCGCCGTTCTGGGCCTGGGCGGCGTCATTGCCGCCGCAGGCGGACCCGTGGAAGCCATGCATAAGATGTCAGCAATCGGCAGCAAGCCCGACGCTTTGAGCTGGCATGGCCTTACCGGCGAGACCAGCTACATGGGAACCCCGGCAGACACTCTGATCTACGCCATCACCCTCGGGGTCGTCTGGGCGACGGTTGTCGCGGTCAGCCCGTGGCAGTCCAGCAGGTATCTGATGGCCAGGAATGAGCACGTTGCGCTGAGGAGCGGCCTGGTCGCCACTGCCTCGCTCGCGGTGATCTACCTGTTCCTCACCTTCGGCGGATTCTCGATCAACATCTTCAACCCCAACATCGAGCCGTCAGAGATCGCGTTCATCTGGGCTGCTGAGAACATTCTGCCGCCGGTGGTCGGGGTCATCATCGTCACCGGAATCGCCGCGGCGGGACTTTCCTCCGCAGCGTCCTTCCTGTCCCTGATCGGCTTCAGCGTGGCGAATGACATCATGCCCTGGATCAGCCGGCGTTCCAGCGTCACGGCGGACGACGCGACCACGCTGCGCACCTCGCGAATCGTGATGCTGATCGCCGGACTTGCGGTGCTGGGCATAACGTTCATCGCGCCGCCAGCCGTCATGACAATTGGGTATTTCGCGGCGACGCTCTTCGCCGCGGCCTGGGGACCGGTGGCCGTGTGGTGCATCAAGGGCACCCGGATGACGACCCGCGGCGCCGCGGCCGGAATGATCTCCGGATTCCTCGTGGTCGGCATCCTCAACGGTCTGGTTGAGTTTGCGGGAGTGGAGCTGCCAACCATCGCCAACCCGGTGATCCTGGGCCTCCTGGCCAGCGTTGCCGGGGTACTGGTGGGCAATATCGGTCAGAAGGCACCGAGCGTCGGCGTCGAGTTCCTGGCCAAAATCCTGCCGACACCCGCAGCCGAGAAAAGCCGGTCCGATCTGCTGATCACCAGGCGGGTTACGACGGCGACCGCCGTCGTGCTCGTACTGTGCACCGGGGTGCTCGTCGTGCTTTATGCCATTCCGCATGCAGACTTTATCGCCGGGGCGATGCCGTAA
- a CDS encoding threonine/serine dehydratase, with translation MLIRSDVEAAYARIDPYIRTTPTVSTETGSFGSRAQVSLVCEFMQHSGSFKARGAMNRLLSARETGELGQTGAIAASGGNAGLGVAYAAGQLGLPATIYLPETAPLVKVKRLLGLGATVRQVGAEYAEAYDAARLEEERTGAIFVHAYDQPEVCAGQGTIGLQLESQLEAVDTVLVSVGGGGLLGGICAALNSRVAIVGVEPENIPTWHSARIAGGPVDVGVSGVAVDSLGARRMGEIGYAAAVDATAASVLVSDEAIVEARQVLWDTYRIVVELGTAAALAALTSGAYQPEDGERVAVILCGANTITSGLS, from the coding sequence ATGCTCATCCGTTCCGACGTCGAGGCCGCTTACGCGCGGATCGACCCGTACATCCGCACCACGCCAACGGTGTCAACTGAGACCGGCAGCTTCGGCAGCCGGGCGCAGGTCTCTCTGGTATGCGAGTTCATGCAGCACAGCGGATCGTTCAAGGCCAGGGGAGCGATGAACCGCCTGCTGAGCGCGCGGGAGACCGGGGAACTCGGCCAGACCGGTGCCATTGCGGCCTCCGGCGGCAATGCGGGCCTCGGCGTGGCGTACGCCGCCGGCCAGCTCGGCCTGCCAGCCACTATCTATCTGCCGGAAACCGCCCCGCTGGTGAAGGTGAAGCGGCTGCTGGGCCTGGGAGCCACGGTTCGGCAGGTCGGAGCCGAGTATGCCGAGGCGTACGATGCGGCGAGGCTCGAGGAGGAACGTACCGGCGCGATCTTCGTGCACGCCTACGATCAGCCTGAGGTCTGCGCCGGTCAGGGCACCATCGGACTTCAGCTTGAATCGCAGCTGGAAGCCGTCGACACGGTACTCGTCTCTGTCGGTGGGGGCGGCCTGCTCGGTGGCATCTGCGCCGCGCTCAATTCCCGGGTGGCAATCGTCGGCGTAGAACCGGAGAACATACCCACCTGGCACAGCGCCCGAATCGCCGGCGGGCCAGTCGATGTCGGCGTGTCCGGCGTGGCTGTCGATTCTCTCGGTGCCCGCCGAATGGGCGAGATCGGCTATGCGGCCGCGGTAGACGCCACCGCGGCCAGCGTTCTGGTCAGTGACGAGGCCATAGTCGAGGCACGTCAGGTCCTCTGGGACACTTACCGAATCGTCGTCGAACTCGGCACGGCCGCAGCACTTGCGGCCCTGACATCCGGCGCGTACCAACCCGAGGACGGCGAACGGGTCGCCGTCATTCTTTGCGGGGCGAACACGATAACGAGCGGACTGAGCTGA
- a CDS encoding zinc-dependent alcohol dehydrogenase has product MTTFSVSTLTAANGDFEVREQPIPETPADGMLVRVEYAGVCATDLHIALGHIPDYDYPSTLGHEVCGIVEEVGPEFGRDVRGVPLKAGDRVAVMPATPCGRCAPCKAGGRFPNCESWDVIGFSNPDERPAGGGWGQYVLCNSRARVFVSEAPAENVVLAEPAATPVEGLMRAGFRFGDSVLVQGTGTVGLLAIAAAALGGASTISAIGGPARRLEIARELGARTTVDIGTLRDPDERRNAVLAGSPNEKGYDLVVECAGVPSTVPEGFGYLARGGCFIELGHFSDVGTVEINPYQHILSRDARMVSSSGYTPDSFGRALGLVEKLGEKARHLITHRLPLERAHDAINALRPANRWQLDGVEVGKVVIDPWLET; this is encoded by the coding sequence ATGACTACCTTCAGCGTATCGACGCTGACCGCAGCCAATGGCGATTTCGAGGTCAGGGAACAGCCGATTCCGGAAACGCCAGCTGACGGAATGCTGGTCCGAGTCGAATACGCAGGCGTGTGCGCGACCGACCTGCACATCGCTCTCGGTCACATTCCGGACTACGACTATCCTTCAACACTCGGGCATGAGGTATGCGGGATCGTCGAGGAGGTTGGGCCGGAATTCGGGCGCGATGTGCGTGGGGTGCCACTGAAGGCGGGGGACCGGGTAGCGGTGATGCCAGCGACCCCGTGCGGACGTTGTGCCCCATGCAAAGCTGGAGGGCGATTTCCGAACTGCGAGAGCTGGGACGTGATCGGGTTCTCGAACCCGGACGAGCGGCCAGCCGGCGGCGGATGGGGTCAATACGTTTTATGTAACAGCCGGGCACGGGTTTTCGTGAGCGAAGCCCCCGCAGAGAATGTCGTACTCGCTGAGCCTGCCGCAACTCCCGTTGAAGGATTGATGCGGGCTGGCTTCCGGTTCGGAGATTCGGTGCTTGTCCAGGGCACGGGCACTGTCGGACTGCTCGCAATTGCGGCAGCAGCACTTGGCGGCGCGAGCACGATTTCGGCAATAGGCGGCCCCGCACGACGGTTGGAGATCGCCCGCGAACTTGGAGCGCGGACCACGGTCGACATCGGAACGCTCCGGGATCCGGACGAACGCAGGAATGCTGTGCTGGCTGGATCGCCGAACGAGAAGGGGTACGACCTCGTGGTGGAATGCGCCGGAGTGCCATCGACGGTACCGGAGGGCTTTGGTTATCTTGCGCGCGGCGGTTGTTTTATAGAACTCGGACACTTTTCGGATGTCGGAACGGTCGAAATCAACCCGTATCAGCACATTCTGTCTCGTGATGCGCGGATGGTCTCTTCGTCGGGCTATACACCCGATTCGTTCGGACGCGCGCTCGGCCTGGTTGAGAAGCTTGGCGAAAAAGCACGCCACCTGATAACGCATCGTTTACCGCTGGAGCGCGCACACGACGCGATCAACGCCTTGAGGCCGGCCAATCGATGGCAGCTCGATGGAGTTGAGGTAGGCAAGGTCGTGATTGACCCATGGCTGGAGACATAA
- a CDS encoding SDR family NAD(P)-dependent oxidoreductase, producing MTGATKGIGRATALLFGSRGAHVVVHGRDPASAERVVREIADAGGRASIVLADLREAEACERLMADVLATTERVDVLVNNAGANVFKGTMNATIADWNNCLDLDLRAVWLCSREAARGMRPGSSIVNVSSNHATSTLEGVFPYNVAKAGVNALTQSLAIELADRQIRVNTVAPGYIDTPINDKYFGTFADPEGERVNVERLHLSGRLGRPEEIAQAIEFLADSGRSGFTTGTVMSIDGGRSTLLQDDFHLKATNQRRT from the coding sequence GTGACTGGAGCGACCAAAGGAATCGGTCGCGCGACCGCTCTCCTGTTTGGAAGTAGAGGTGCGCACGTCGTCGTGCACGGCCGTGATCCGGCATCGGCCGAGAGAGTCGTCCGTGAGATCGCGGACGCCGGAGGTCGTGCGTCGATCGTCCTGGCAGATCTGCGCGAGGCAGAGGCGTGCGAACGGCTGATGGCGGACGTACTGGCAACGACGGAGCGAGTTGACGTGCTGGTCAACAACGCCGGGGCGAACGTCTTCAAGGGCACTATGAATGCCACGATTGCGGACTGGAACAACTGTCTGGACTTGGACTTGCGAGCAGTGTGGCTGTGCTCGCGGGAGGCTGCGCGGGGCATGCGCCCCGGCTCGTCGATTGTCAACGTATCTTCCAACCACGCGACATCGACGCTTGAGGGCGTATTTCCCTACAACGTCGCGAAGGCCGGCGTGAATGCTCTCACCCAGTCCCTTGCAATCGAACTCGCGGATCGCCAGATTCGAGTAAATACGGTCGCTCCGGGCTATATCGACACGCCGATCAATGACAAGTACTTCGGGACTTTCGCTGATCCGGAAGGCGAGCGGGTGAACGTCGAACGGCTCCACCTCTCTGGTCGGCTTGGCAGGCCGGAAGAGATAGCCCAGGCCATCGAGTTCCTTGCCGACAGCGGCCGGTCAGGCTTCACCACCGGAACTGTGATGTCTATTGACGGCGGCCGCTCCACGCTGCTTCAAGACGACTTTCACTTGAAGGCGACTAACCAGAGGAGAACATGA
- a CDS encoding carbohydrate ABC transporter permease — MSQNPAARFISPGGRAIRWTFIGVVLIWSLFPIYWIIQLSLKRPVDSQSVPPVWFFQPTFDAFRDAFLQVPLYTQLRNSLTVAVAATVIALAVGVCAAYALTKLREKRSKDLEFWILSTRMAPPIAVAIPFYLTFRQIGMLDTIPALVAVHVLLVIGMVTWILIETFHGLPIELLEAAKVDGCTDWTAFRRVMLPLARSGMVGAGVISFLFSWNEFFFALILTSLNARTGPVGVFNFIGFQAINLNALAAASTLLLIPAFIVVFVFQKHLVRGMTMGAVKG, encoded by the coding sequence ATGAGTCAGAATCCTGCTGCTCGATTCATCAGCCCCGGCGGCCGCGCCATCCGGTGGACCTTCATCGGTGTCGTACTGATCTGGAGCCTGTTTCCGATCTACTGGATCATTCAGCTGAGCCTGAAGCGACCGGTCGATAGCCAGAGCGTTCCGCCCGTATGGTTCTTTCAACCCACCTTCGACGCGTTTCGGGACGCCTTCCTTCAAGTGCCGCTGTATACCCAGCTACGCAATAGCCTCACGGTAGCTGTCGCCGCGACCGTCATCGCGCTCGCCGTGGGGGTGTGCGCGGCCTATGCGCTCACCAAACTGCGGGAAAAACGCAGCAAGGATCTTGAGTTCTGGATACTCTCTACTCGAATGGCTCCGCCGATTGCAGTCGCCATCCCGTTCTACCTCACGTTCCGTCAGATAGGCATGCTCGATACGATTCCAGCCCTCGTCGCCGTTCACGTTCTTCTTGTTATCGGTATGGTGACCTGGATTTTGATCGAGACATTTCACGGCCTGCCGATCGAACTTCTTGAGGCGGCGAAAGTAGACGGTTGTACCGATTGGACTGCCTTCCGTCGCGTCATGCTTCCGCTTGCGCGTTCCGGCATGGTCGGTGCCGGCGTGATCTCGTTCCTCTTCTCTTGGAATGAGTTCTTCTTTGCGCTCATTCTCACGAGCCTCAACGCCAGAACAGGTCCAGTTGGGGTGTTCAACTTCATCGGGTTCCAGGCAATCAACCTCAATGCGCTTGCGGCAGCCTCAACCCTCCTGCTCATCCCAGCGTTCATCGTGGTCTTCGTTTTCCAGAAACACCTCGTGCGCGGAATGACAATGGGCGCGGTCAAGGGCTAG